One Carya illinoinensis cultivar Pawnee chromosome 5, C.illinoinensisPawnee_v1, whole genome shotgun sequence genomic window, GTTAGAATCGTGAAATCCCGACCGTGCTATTTGCAGAAGCACTCACAGACAATTGGATAAATTCTTGATTTTGTGTGTGGGCGTGTGTTCATAATTAAATACTTGTGCTTGATTAGATACTGTAAACACTTTAATTTCCCAAGAATTTCAGATACAGCTCGATCGTGACTCGTGGGAAGTATATAAAATGGAGTTAGTGGTCTGGTGTGAATATCATATGCACACACGCATTCCACGCAAGTTAGCATTCGTCAAACccaaatatattagaaaaaccATTTCTGATCAAGTACTCGTGacttattttccaaaataatgtTGAATATTAAGCAGTGCTTGGGAGAACCCCAGAGAGCTCAATACGGAGGAGGGATAATAGTTAATCCAGATTTCAACCATAGCTTAGAAGCCGGGTGGAGTACAGCGATTGGACGAGGAAATATTGAAGAACGAATTTTGGAGGCAGGCAACAGGTTCATCGTGGTACACAATAGAACAAACCAATTAGACAGCTTGTTTCAGAAGGTTCAACTTGAGGAAGGGAATCTTTATAGCTTTTCTGGTAACTATATGTGATATAGTTCTATGgcgttgagaaaataaaaaagattgaaaGAGCAATTATTTAAGGAAATTCATGTAATTTTTCTGTCTCTTTACAAGATTTTAGTTCCCTGAAGTTTGAGATCTTTTCAGCTTGGGTTCAGCTCAGTGAAGGAAGAGAGACTGTTGCTGTCTTCTTTAAAATTACTGACGGTGACCTTGTACGTGGTGGGAGTGTCATAGCTGATCATGGGTGCTGGTCACTCCTGAAAGGTGGGATAGTTGCAAACTTCTCAAGCCCAGTAGAGATTCTTTTCCGGGTGAATTACTTCTCTTTCTTTTGTCTATCTActgttttccttttattttggaTGCAAAAGATCGAACAAGCAAGGTCAGTTTTAGTTTCTTTGGCActgaatatatgtatattatatgtcTTCCTTTTCATCAATGGAGTGTGAGAACACCAAAGTGGATATATGGGTCGACAGTGTATCCTTGCAACAGTTCACTAAAACACAATGGAGATCCCACCAAGACAACACAATCGACAAGGTAAGGCATAGAAAGATGCTTATATTTTAGAATACTGGTAATTTAATGACTAAATTCACTACTTTTATCGAGTTCGACAAGCggtaatttaataatatattgaacATAACATTCCATACACTCGTTTATAAAATACTAGCTCGTGCCAAGTTTGCATGCGAGATAAATCAGAGTTTACATTTTCTCCTGCTCAAAGAAGCAATACAGATATATAACATTTTCAAAACTAGCTCCATAAACTCCATTATCATGTTTAAAGCTCTGGTTCAACTTGAATCTTGCAGATACGCAAGAGCAAGGTAAGGTTCCAGGTAACTGATGCAAATAATACCGCAATGCGTGGTGCTATAGTCTCAATTAAGCAAGAGCAGTCTGACTTCCCTTTTGGGTGTGGCATGAACCACTATATCCTCACAAGCACCGATTATCAAAACTGGTTTGCATCGAGATTCAAAGTTACCACTTTCACCAATGAGATGAAGTGGTATAGCACTGAGAAAAGGCAAGGCCATGAAAACTATACCGTTTCAGATGCCATGGTTAAATTTGCCAAACGAAATGGCATTTCCATCAGAGGTCACAACATCTTTTGGGACGACCCCAAGTACCAACCTGAGTGGGTCAACTCCATTTCTCCCGAGGATTTACGAAAAGCTGCCCAAAAAAGACTAAAATCGGTGGTATCAAGATACAGAGGACAACTAATTGCTTGGGACGTAGTTAATGAGAATCTTCATTTTAGCTTCTTCGAGGATAAACTTGGAGATCAAAACGCTTCTGCAGAATATTTTTCCGAAGCTTACCAACTAGACCCAACCCCTATCATGTTCATGAACGAGTATAATACCATCGAATATTGTAGGGATGAGAAATCAAGCGTAGCCAACTACCTGAAAAAACTTCAAGAGATTCTACAATATCCAGGGAATGAAGGCATTTCAGCAGGGATAGGTTTGCAAGGCCGTTTTGGTTCTGGCCAGCCAAACCTCGCTTACATGAGATCTTCTTTAGACATTCTAGGTTCAACAGGACTGCCCATATGGCTTACCGAAGTGGATGTTGGCAAGGACCCGGATCAGGTACACTTCCAAAAACCTAGCTGCAACTTTTCCATAGCGAACGAAAGCATGCAATCGACTAAAGATTTTGACAATAATTGGTTTCAAAACATCGTGATTGATACTTTATGGCATATGTAATTGTGAAATGGTGACACTCGTTTCTGCATGGGCAGGCCCAGCACTTGGAGGAAATACTAAGGGAAGGTTATTCGCATCCTGCTGTTCAAGGGATTGTAATGTTTGCAGGCCCTGAACTAGCCGGTTTTAAGAATATGCCCCTTGCAGATATAAACTTCAACAACACTCCAGCTGGAGATGTTGTGGATAAGCTGCTTGGTGAGTGGGAGTCTGAGATCTTGGAAATCAAAGCAGATGATAGAGGATTCGTAGATGCTTTGCTATCTCATGGAGATTACAGCGTCACTGTGCAACACCCAGAGGCCAACTCTTCCACTACTCTGAGTTTTAGGATGACAAAAGATATTCCGCAAACAACCATCGATGTTCAAATCCATGCCTGAATTATCCCGGTTTTTTTCTTTCCAGTGGgatagaaaaatgaataaatttctCAGCACTAAGCGCTGAAATGGTGGGTAAATGGTGGGTGACTGTCCATCCACTAATAGGGTGCaagcatataaatatatcaaagcTTGCATGCGGGCACACGcacaaatttacaaataaagAAACGTCACCGACGAACTTCATCATGTGTCATTGTGTAactttccttccaaaataaatggaaaaatacatttttcctCCCATTAATTATCAAGGTATTATATTTACTCCAAAACTATCAGAATGAATATATTACGTCtcaaattatcataattaaCGATAATATGTGTCAACATAATgtcctctctttctctgtctttgtctctctgtctctctgtgcCTGGCTTCTTCTTAATTTGCACGCTGGACAGGATACGAACATGCTTCTACAGCGCTGCGCTGGTGTTCTGTACTctacatttttgttttatatatggaATGTATGAAGGTGTAATATAAATATTGCAGGGGGTATCTCAATTAAGGTGGGGTAGTAATCAGAGGCATAATTAGGGGAACAGGGGAGCCCTGCTACCGCCCCATGAACCCAAAGGTCAAACAGCGGCCGGAAAAAATGGGGCAATATCTTGATCCTTTGGGTGACTTAATTTACTATTGGAGGGTGAATTACCTCGATAAATGTTTGGTATTTTTAGATAAATGTTCGTGGGTTTGTAAATGAAGAAAATACAACGTAAACAACTGTCAGGAAATCAACTAACTAGGAAATGAACCTGAACGGCTTTCTTGAAACCTGCAAGGCAATGTTCATCAAAATATTGGACAGAACCTGTAACTTTTGATCTATCTCTTGCCCCAACATGAGTACCGAACCCAACTAAAACCCTAAAGCACATGCATGTAGGAAGTAGCCATTGCATAATAAATAGTACTTACAGTATCATTGGCCATGAAACCAACGAAATCGCAAAGAAGCATAACTTTCCATGGAGAGCTACCAGACTCGAAAGAAAACCATGAATATTAGTGATGACAAAAATGCATAAAGCTGAAGATCAGTCAAAAAAAGCAGGAAATTAAGTCATCGATCTTCTCCTCGTAGCAATGAAACACGATATAGCCGCCATGATAATGGCCATTGCCACAGAACTCACATCATCAAAAATAACTTGAAAATCTCATTTCTTGAAGATCCCAAAGAGTCGAAACACAAAGGCGCAGCCCGTCAATAATCTCTAGCAATATAGGCGACATCCCTGATCTGCCGACCAAATTAAGGGCATGCATGCACCTAGCTCACTCCAGCTACATTACATgaggtttttaaaaaatatatatagtaaaacaaggcgcaaagaaaatgaaagagaacTTGCTCGGAAACTATCTACCACGAAGGAAGATATACCGAGGTGGGGTTTATGGTTTTTTTGCCCCCGGCCATTTGTTTCCTTCAAAAGCACATCACTGTACGTATATTTTTGTTGTGTTTGATTGAAGAACTAGAGAAACGTACAGTAAAAGTGAGGGAAAAACCAAAGGGTTAACTGCATGCATGGGCTTGGAGTTTTGCTCGATCGTCATTCCGCTGCTTCTAGGATGCTTCCTACTTCGCCGTATTTTTCGTCACGGCGATCCATGCAATTAAGGTCGAATCCAACACGTGTTCTTGTCGGTACCGTAAAATTAGCTGGGGCGTTAGCATACATGGAACGATGGAACGAAACTAGTAAAGAATAACGTACAGAATCCATGCAAAAAATgatatcttcttcttcatcggAATACTGCTTAAATTCGTTTTTGAAAAGCAAATGTGTAGGTAATATGCATGATCGATCACATTCTGCAAGTTTCGAATGAATTAAGGCCAAAATTGACATTCAAAACCGAACTGATCAATACGTACGAATTTCTATAAACTCCAGTACTGATTTTGATCGTTTATTCAAGGAGATCAAAGCTATGACGTTCAAAAGAATCAAGATAATTGACTTAATTATGGCGCATGATCTTAACCAAACCGATTTGACTAATTCCATCATGTAAAGCTGGCCTTTTGGTAATTAGATCATGCTTTGCACGTACGTTTTGAAATTTGCAACTAATTATAgtttatatgtgtgtatatatatgcatcattCAATTATATCTATGGAATACTTTcgggaaaaagaaaattcatacaataatataaaattagtaaGATTGCATGTGATCATGTATATCTAAACTATGACCTGGTCATATACATATAAACTGATTTCACCAATCGAAATCAGTCAAAATCAGTCCATTATTGATCGATCTTATGAATTCAAAATTAGTAAAATGGATCCGATCAGTCGTCCAAATTATGGGTCGATTCTCCTGATCAATCCAATCAAAttgatattatatttatgtgtatatatatatatagtgttttaAGTTATCCAACCGAACCCATTCATTTAAAACTAACCAAAACATAGAAATATTAGCTTAACTGATTATCATCAGCCCGTCATTTAAAACCAACCcattgaataaagaaaaaatcaacCCATTTCAATTTGTATCTTCttataattaatgtttttcAGACGATGATCTATTATTCTAATTGCCTCTCTTTCTTTCTGCCGAAACTTttgtcgttttttttttttccttttccatgaTTGTTATGTcattttgttctctctctctctctctctctctctctctctctctctctctctctctctctctctctatatatatatatatatatatacatatatataatatgatcatgCTGTGCATGTCCATATATCTACCCCTTCAGCTTCAAATGTTTGCAAGAAATATGCTTCAACATCATGTTGATAATCTTCACCAACTTGTGAATTGGCTTCGTGAATTGTGGTGCTACTTCTTCCTAGCTTCTTTGTTCGATACTATAAGATAACAGTTTTCCCCCTCGAATATCAATTATACTCGCTTAaaacttcaaatttttattttagttgtttactatttcgatttttttcttcaacttaaCAAAAGGAATCAGTCTCAACGAGCCAACCATCTGCATTGAAGTTCGTATCAGTCGGTCGGCACCGTCGGATCTCGACACAATTAATATTATGATCAACGATCCACAAGAGTTTTTCACCGTTTGATTGATCAGTTTACAGTTCAGGCCAACTTAGAAGGTCCATGTACACCCTTACTATCCTATGG contains:
- the LOC122309749 gene encoding endo-1,4-beta-xylanase 5-like isoform X2: MKTFPETCILWLSGILLFSGNSIINAFAYDYTATTECLGEPQRAQYGGGIIVNPDFNHSLEAGWSTAIGRGNIEERILEAGNRFIVVHNRTNQLDSLFQKVQLEEGNLYSFSAWVQLSEGRETVAVFFKITDGDLVRGGSVIADHGCWSLLKGGIVANFSSPVEILFRCENTKVDIWVDSVSLQQFTKTQWRSHQDNTIDKIRKSKVRFQVTDANNTAMRGAIVSIKQEQSDFPFGCGMNHYILTSTDYQNWFASRFKVTTFTNEMKWYSTEKRQGHENYTVSDAMVKFAKRNGISIRGHNIFWDDPKYQPEWVNSISPEDLRKAAQKRLKSVVSRYRGQLIAWDVVNENLHFSFFEDKLGDQNASAEYFSEAYQLDPTPIMFMNEYNTIEYCRDEKSSVANYLKKLQEILQYPGNEGISAGIGLQGRFGSGQPNLAYMRSSLDILGSTGLPIWLTEVDVGKDPDQAQHLEEILREGYSHPAVQGIVMFAGPELAGFKNMPLADINFNNTPAGDVVDKLLGEWESEILEIKADDRGFVDALLSHGDYSVTVQHPEANSSTTLSFRMTKDIPQTTIDVQIHA
- the LOC122309749 gene encoding endo-1,4-beta-xylanase 5-like isoform X1, producing MKTFPETCILWLSGILLFSGNSIINAFAYDYTATTECLGEPQRAQYGGGIIVNPDFNHSLEAGWSTAIGRGNIEERILEAGNRFIVVHNRTNQLDSLFQKVQLEEGNLYSFSDFSSLKFEIFSAWVQLSEGRETVAVFFKITDGDLVRGGSVIADHGCWSLLKGGIVANFSSPVEILFRCENTKVDIWVDSVSLQQFTKTQWRSHQDNTIDKIRKSKVRFQVTDANNTAMRGAIVSIKQEQSDFPFGCGMNHYILTSTDYQNWFASRFKVTTFTNEMKWYSTEKRQGHENYTVSDAMVKFAKRNGISIRGHNIFWDDPKYQPEWVNSISPEDLRKAAQKRLKSVVSRYRGQLIAWDVVNENLHFSFFEDKLGDQNASAEYFSEAYQLDPTPIMFMNEYNTIEYCRDEKSSVANYLKKLQEILQYPGNEGISAGIGLQGRFGSGQPNLAYMRSSLDILGSTGLPIWLTEVDVGKDPDQAQHLEEILREGYSHPAVQGIVMFAGPELAGFKNMPLADINFNNTPAGDVVDKLLGEWESEILEIKADDRGFVDALLSHGDYSVTVQHPEANSSTTLSFRMTKDIPQTTIDVQIHA